Proteins from a genomic interval of Bdellovibrionales bacterium:
- the psd gene encoding phosphatidylserine decarboxylase (Phosphatidylserine decarboxylase is synthesized as a single chain precursor. Generation of the pyruvoyl active site from a Ser is coupled to cleavage of a Gly-Ser bond between the larger (beta) and smaller (alpha chains). It is an integral membrane protein.), with protein sequence MSYKEHFIGCSLFLIPKNLMSYWVGKLVHLRLPPPLALWTVRWFAKRYRINLQEAELPIESYLSIGELFTRKLRPGLRPSKGGIVHPADSSLTQRGKIEKGLLFQVKGLSYLVEDFLSDPDAAAKWEDGHYLTYYLCPTDYHRVHSPVHGFVKSIKYVPGNLWPVNNWSVNHIARLFARNERLIFNIQTQRGTVALVMVGATNVGKMSVSFDPELQTNQCASRQIIEKNYDPPQELNPGEELGIFHMGSTVVTLYPPGFFRSEIKPGEPIAVRVGEELTESL encoded by the coding sequence ATGAGTTACAAAGAACATTTCATAGGCTGCTCGCTATTTTTGATCCCAAAAAATTTGATGAGCTATTGGGTGGGCAAGCTTGTTCATCTTCGATTGCCTCCCCCCCTTGCGTTATGGACTGTGCGCTGGTTTGCAAAGAGGTATCGAATCAATTTGCAGGAGGCAGAACTCCCCATAGAATCCTATTTGAGTATTGGGGAGTTGTTCACTCGAAAGCTGAGACCAGGGCTTCGGCCTTCGAAGGGGGGTATTGTCCATCCGGCTGATTCAAGTTTGACTCAAAGAGGAAAGATTGAAAAGGGGCTTTTATTTCAAGTGAAGGGTTTGTCTTACTTGGTTGAGGATTTTTTGAGCGATCCAGATGCTGCTGCGAAATGGGAGGACGGACATTATCTCACCTACTACCTCTGTCCAACTGATTATCACCGGGTGCATTCTCCGGTGCATGGATTCGTAAAGAGTATTAAATATGTTCCGGGAAATTTGTGGCCCGTGAATAATTGGAGTGTCAACCATATCGCTAGGCTATTTGCTCGCAATGAGCGGTTGATTTTTAACATACAAACTCAGCGAGGAACGGTCGCTCTCGTCATGGTAGGGGCCACAAACGTCGGGAAAATGTCAGTGAGTTTTGACCCCGAATTACAGACCAATCAATGCGCCTCTCGCCAGATTATCGAAAAGAACTACGATCCCCCACAAGAGTTGAATCCTGGCGAAGAGCTAGGAATTTTTCATATGGGCAGCACGGTGGTCACGCTTTATCCGCCTGGTTTTTTTCGTTCCGAAATTAAACCAGGCGAACCTATTGCGGTGCGAGTGGGAGAAGAGCTCACTGAGTCTTTGTGA
- a CDS encoding ferredoxin: protein MADKEKKYDENVPGRYYVDKECIACDACCLTAPNHFGMDQNDGHAFVVVQPSTPEEEASCKEAMDGCPVEAIGNNGD, encoded by the coding sequence ATGGCTGATAAAGAAAAAAAGTACGATGAAAATGTTCCAGGGCGCTACTACGTAGATAAGGAATGCATCGCCTGTGATGCATGCTGTTTGACGGCGCCAAATCATTTTGGTATGGACCAGAACGATGGGCATGCCTTTGTCGTCGTGCAGCCCTCTACTCCTGAAGAGGAGGCCTCCTGCAAGGAGGCGATGGATGGCTGCCCCGTCGAAGCCATTGGCAACAATGGAGACTGA
- a CDS encoding peptide chain release factor 3, which translates to MSFGNIVEEIKKRRTFAIISHPDAGKTTITEKILFEGGVIRKAGEVKGKAGTKAAVSDWMPLEQQRGVSITSSVMQLDFMGLRINLLDTPGHKDFGEDTYRTLIAADSAAMLIDAAKGVEAQTRKLFEVCRLRRIPIFTFANKMDREGKEPLEIIDDVENTLGIKCHPLTWPIGMGDRFRGLYHRLENRVYLYTRGEEKPAIQEVTGYQDERIRQWVSDEAFEKFQEDMELLEIALGPFSTEDFLAGRVSPMTFGSAKYNWGVDIFLKIFAQFAPAPGPRHTSIGDVAPDDPFFSGFVFKIQANMDRKHRDRVAFIRVCSGRFERGMKVRHLRLDRELRLAYANQFMARERETVDEAYAGDIVGIIDTGFFQIGDSISDGKNVEFDRIPRFSPEIFGRLSVKDPLKRKQLQKGVQQLAEEGMIQLFVDPVVGPQDPVIGVVGELQMEVLMFRLNDEYKLDVRLERSSYTVARWPRNEKGEPMKEGIKGAARIFEDENHEAVVLLEKEWDLRWLEKENPGVTFHISGRV; encoded by the coding sequence ATGAGTTTCGGAAATATTGTTGAGGAAATTAAGAAGCGGCGGACCTTTGCCATCATTTCGCACCCCGATGCAGGAAAAACCACAATTACTGAGAAAATTCTTTTTGAGGGTGGTGTTATACGCAAGGCCGGAGAAGTGAAGGGCAAAGCTGGGACAAAGGCTGCCGTATCAGATTGGATGCCGCTCGAACAGCAGCGGGGGGTCTCAATCACGTCGAGCGTGATGCAGTTAGATTTTATGGGATTGAGAATAAATCTACTCGATACCCCTGGTCATAAAGATTTTGGTGAGGACACTTACCGCACTCTCATTGCTGCGGATTCTGCTGCAATGCTCATTGATGCGGCAAAAGGGGTTGAAGCCCAGACTCGCAAACTCTTTGAGGTGTGTCGTTTGAGGAGAATTCCGATCTTCACATTTGCGAATAAGATGGATCGGGAAGGCAAGGAACCTTTAGAGATTATCGACGATGTGGAGAACACCCTCGGGATAAAATGTCATCCTCTGACCTGGCCCATAGGGATGGGAGATCGATTTCGCGGATTGTATCATCGCCTTGAAAACCGAGTTTACCTCTACACTCGCGGAGAGGAAAAACCCGCGATTCAGGAGGTGACAGGCTACCAGGACGAAAGAATTCGGCAATGGGTGAGTGATGAGGCCTTCGAGAAATTTCAGGAGGACATGGAACTTTTGGAAATTGCCCTTGGACCCTTCTCAACAGAGGATTTTTTGGCCGGCCGAGTGAGTCCTATGACTTTTGGAAGCGCAAAATACAATTGGGGAGTTGACATCTTTTTGAAGATTTTTGCACAGTTTGCACCGGCTCCCGGACCTCGGCACACCTCGATTGGAGATGTCGCGCCAGATGATCCATTCTTTTCGGGATTTGTTTTTAAGATTCAAGCGAACATGGACAGGAAGCATCGTGATCGGGTGGCTTTTATTAGGGTCTGTTCAGGGCGCTTTGAACGAGGCATGAAAGTTCGCCACCTTCGATTGGATCGAGAGCTGCGTCTGGCTTATGCAAACCAATTTATGGCGCGAGAACGAGAGACCGTAGATGAAGCCTATGCTGGTGACATTGTGGGCATCATTGACACTGGATTTTTTCAAATTGGAGATTCGATCTCGGATGGGAAAAATGTCGAATTTGATCGTATTCCTCGGTTTTCTCCGGAGATCTTTGGTCGGTTGTCAGTAAAGGATCCTCTCAAGCGAAAGCAGCTGCAAAAAGGAGTTCAGCAGTTGGCTGAAGAAGGTATGATTCAGTTGTTTGTTGATCCAGTGGTTGGTCCTCAGGACCCGGTGATTGGAGTTGTTGGTGAACTTCAAATGGAAGTTTTGATGTTTCGTCTCAATGATGAATACAAACTGGACGTTCGACTAGAGCGATCGTCTTATACCGTCGCACGTTGGCCACGCAATGAGAAGGGCGAGCCCATGAAAGAGGGAATCAAGGGGGCTGCGAGAATATTTGAGGACGAAAACCACGAGGCCGTGGTACTCCTTGAAAAGGAATGGGACCTTCGTTGGCTTGAAAAGGAAAACCCGGGGGTGACCTTTCATATTTCCGGCCGAGTTTAG